The Synergistaceae bacterium genome includes a region encoding these proteins:
- the gmd gene encoding GDP-mannose 4,6-dehydratase has protein sequence MNTALITGVTGQDGAYLTSFLLKKGYRVHGIKRRSSLFNTARIDRLYEDLHEDDPKLILHYGDLTDSSNLIRIIQQVQPDEIYNLAAQSHVKVSFETPEYTANSDAVGTLRILEALRILGLEKRTRFYQASTSELYGKVQETPQKETTPFYPRSPYAAAKLYAYWITVNYREAYGLFASNGILFNHESELRGETFVTRKITRAAARIALGLQEKTWLGNLSAKRDWGHAEDYVEAMWLVLRHEKPDDFVIATGETHSVREFATLAFREAGIELEWRGDGLDEKGIDVHTGRSLVEVDSRYFRPTEVDLLLGDPSKAERLLGWKRKVSFEGLAQRMVRHDLELFKKNTLVRDAGYEICYPLEED, from the coding sequence ATGAACACGGCGTTAATCACCGGCGTTACTGGGCAGGATGGGGCTTACCTGACCTCGTTCCTTTTGAAAAAAGGCTATCGCGTCCATGGAATCAAGCGGCGTAGTTCGCTTTTCAACACGGCGCGTATCGATCGTCTTTATGAGGACCTGCATGAAGATGATCCGAAACTGATTCTCCACTATGGAGACCTTACCGACTCCAGTAATCTGATACGGATCATCCAACAAGTACAGCCCGATGAGATCTACAACTTGGCGGCTCAAAGTCACGTGAAGGTCTCCTTCGAGACGCCCGAATACACGGCCAACTCGGACGCGGTGGGGACGTTGCGTATTTTGGAGGCGTTGCGTATTCTGGGGCTCGAAAAGCGAACCCGCTTTTACCAAGCCTCGACCAGCGAACTCTACGGGAAGGTCCAGGAAACGCCCCAAAAGGAAACGACCCCTTTCTATCCCCGCAGTCCCTACGCCGCGGCCAAGCTGTACGCCTACTGGATCACGGTGAACTATCGCGAAGCCTACGGACTATTCGCGTCCAACGGCATTCTCTTCAACCACGAGTCGGAGCTTCGGGGAGAGACCTTCGTGACTCGAAAGATTACGCGCGCGGCGGCCCGCATCGCTCTGGGGCTCCAGGAGAAAACATGGCTGGGGAACTTGAGCGCCAAACGCGATTGGGGTCACGCGGAGGACTACGTCGAGGCCATGTGGCTCGTGTTGCGGCACGAAAAGCCCGACGACTTCGTGATCGCAACGGGCGAAACCCATTCGGTGCGCGAGTTCGCCACCCTGGCCTTTCGAGAGGCGGGAATCGAACTAGAATGGCGCGGAGATGGGCTTGATGAAAAGGGCATTGACGTCCACACCGGGCGCTCTCTCGTCGAGGTGGACTCCCGTTACTTCCGGCCGACGGAGGTAGACTTGCTTTTAGGCGACCCCTCGAAGGCGGAGCGCCTGTTAGGTTGGAAGCGGAAAGTCTCTTTCGAAGGGTTGGCGCAACGGATGGTGCGGCATGACCTGGAGCTTTTCAAAAAGAACACCCTCGTTCGTGACGCTGGTTACGAGATCTGTTATCCTTTGGAAGAAGATTAG
- a CDS encoding glycosyltransferase produces the protein MIENMIEERDFLNENLSEQSNETPLVAVVIPTKNRSAAVEQYALSSLQRSSFRDFVCVVWDASDDDSTRSVVESRSWDFGLLYFKAPRVGLSSQRNDATRYILKTYLTMRYVVFMDDDSALSKDALAGVVASFREKDVSIVNIPMKPLVPPSFRSKIIQRFKRLLRMNRHGATSFLYNYGGNEEPRGHNVEWASGGGMAIDVAVFKDCRVFFPEEFQRFGGYALGEDFAFSFFIFKKKRRRVINSLRGYFYHYAVGSARLDIKNMAASKWYNFHLLFEALYDDVKGPRLWSLKIAFKLFMWGAALKLLFRARSCDVRSLLKGIVSAEAALRSYRENGDTRLFEN, from the coding sequence ATGATTGAAAACATGATTGAAGAACGGGACTTCTTGAATGAGAACTTAAGTGAGCAATCAAACGAAACGCCTCTTGTTGCGGTGGTAATTCCCACTAAAAACCGCAGCGCGGCGGTGGAACAATACGCTCTGTCGAGCCTCCAGCGTTCGTCGTTTCGAGATTTCGTGTGTGTTGTCTGGGACGCCAGTGATGACGACTCGACACGGAGTGTCGTCGAAAGCCGCTCTTGGGACTTCGGACTCCTCTATTTCAAAGCTCCACGAGTTGGATTGTCCTCGCAGCGTAACGACGCGACGCGCTATATCTTGAAGACCTATCTAACCATGCGTTACGTGGTTTTCATGGACGACGACAGCGCGCTTTCGAAGGACGCGCTAGCGGGTGTAGTCGCGTCCTTTCGAGAAAAAGATGTGTCGATCGTCAATATTCCTATGAAGCCCTTGGTTCCGCCTTCGTTTCGTTCGAAAATCATTCAACGTTTCAAACGCCTTTTGCGAATGAATCGGCATGGAGCGACTTCTTTCCTCTATAATTACGGTGGAAACGAGGAGCCGAGAGGCCACAACGTGGAGTGGGCCAGCGGCGGCGGCATGGCGATCGACGTCGCTGTTTTTAAAGATTGCCGCGTTTTTTTCCCGGAGGAGTTTCAGCGTTTTGGGGGATACGCCCTTGGCGAGGACTTCGCGTTTTCCTTTTTTATCTTCAAAAAAAAGCGAAGGCGCGTCATCAACAGCTTGCGCGGGTATTTTTACCATTACGCGGTGGGGTCGGCGCGCCTCGATATCAAAAACATGGCAGCCTCTAAATGGTACAATTTTCACCTATTGTTCGAAGCGCTTTACGACGACGTCAAAGGGCCGAGGCTTTGGAGCTTGAAAATAGCCTTCAAGCTCTTTATGTGGGGCGCGGCTCTGAAACTGTTGTTCCGTGCGCGCAGTTGTGACGTTCGATCCCTCCTAAAGGGTATCGTTTCGGCGGAGGCAGCTTTGCGCTCTTATCGCGAAAATGGCGACACTCGGCTTTTTGAGAATTAA
- a CDS encoding SDR family oxidoreductase — translation MNGRSEETNMREKSHDAFIANAAAGKAGKKYRWLVTGAAGFIGSHLVEALLSIGQAVVGLDNFSSGFERNVEAVQTQMSEGAHFEFIRGDIRDKKLCDSACEGIDFILHHAAFVSVPASVANPTAAHANNVEGFFNVLQAAKKRNARRLIYASSSAVYGNEPNLPLREEAAAANDVLSPYAVTKRIDEFYAETWGSIYGLECVGLRYFNVFGPRQDPNGPYAAVIPRWLYALERDLPVTIYGDGENTRDFCYVKNVAQANILAATVENRQAVGKVYNIACGESVTLNELFELLKRKVAPDSKCSLVHEAPRAGDITHSAASIQRARSLLGYTPFYSLEAGLAEMYDKTRKWEARY, via the coding sequence ATGAACGGAAGAAGCGAGGAAACGAACATGAGGGAAAAATCTCACGACGCTTTCATAGCGAACGCCGCCGCGGGGAAAGCGGGAAAAAAATATCGCTGGCTGGTGACGGGAGCGGCCGGTTTTATCGGTTCTCACTTGGTGGAGGCGCTCTTGTCCATCGGACAGGCTGTTGTGGGACTGGACAATTTCAGTTCAGGGTTCGAGCGCAACGTCGAAGCCGTCCAAACCCAAATGAGCGAGGGCGCGCACTTCGAGTTTATCCGCGGAGACATTCGGGATAAAAAACTCTGCGACTCAGCTTGTGAGGGGATTGATTTCATTCTGCATCACGCGGCGTTCGTCTCCGTCCCGGCTTCCGTAGCCAACCCCACCGCCGCCCACGCCAATAACGTCGAAGGTTTTTTTAACGTGTTGCAGGCGGCCAAGAAGCGTAACGCCCGGCGTCTCATCTACGCCTCCTCTAGCGCCGTCTACGGCAACGAACCGAATTTACCGCTTCGAGAGGAAGCGGCGGCCGCAAACGACGTTTTGTCTCCCTACGCCGTCACGAAAAGAATCGACGAGTTCTACGCCGAGACCTGGGGAAGTATTTATGGGCTCGAATGCGTGGGACTACGTTACTTTAACGTGTTCGGCCCACGACAAGACCCCAACGGCCCTTACGCGGCGGTGATCCCACGATGGTTGTACGCGCTGGAACGGGACCTGCCTGTGACAATCTACGGCGACGGGGAAAACACGCGAGATTTTTGCTATGTCAAGAACGTCGCGCAGGCTAATATTTTGGCGGCTACGGTCGAAAATAGACAAGCGGTGGGCAAGGTCTACAATATTGCCTGTGGCGAAAGCGTCACGCTGAACGAACTTTTTGAGTTGCTGAAGCGCAAGGTGGCTCCAGATTCAAAGTGTTCTCTCGTTCACGAGGCGCCTCGCGCTGGCGATATCACGCATTCCGCGGCCTCTATCCAGCGAGCGCGTTCTCTTTTGGGCTACACGCCATTTTACTCCCTGGAGGCGGGACTAGCGGAGATGTACGATAAAACGCGAAAATGGGAGGCTCGTTATTGA